The following are from one region of the Bacillus methanolicus MGA3 genome:
- a CDS encoding YajQ family cyclic di-GMP-binding protein, whose protein sequence is MAKESSFDIVSKVDLSEVTNAINMAMKEIQTRYDFKGSKSDINLEKEELVLISDDEYKLGQLKDVLIGKLIKRGVPIKNLDYGKIENASGGTVRQRAKLIQGIDKENAKKINTIIKNSGLKVKSQIQDDQIRVSGKSRDDLQKIIAAIREADLSIEVQFINYR, encoded by the coding sequence ATGGCAAAAGAAAGTTCATTTGATATTGTATCCAAAGTCGATCTGTCTGAAGTAACAAACGCGATTAATATGGCGATGAAAGAAATTCAAACTCGCTACGACTTTAAAGGGAGCAAAAGTGATATTAATCTAGAAAAGGAAGAACTAGTTCTTATTTCTGATGATGAGTACAAACTCGGACAATTAAAAGATGTTTTAATCGGGAAATTAATTAAAAGAGGTGTCCCTATTAAAAATCTTGATTACGGCAAAATTGAAAATGCTTCCGGAGGTACAGTAAGACAAAGAGCAAAACTTATTCAAGGTATTGATAAAGAAAACGCAAAAAAAATCAACACCATTATTAAAAACAGCGGCTTAAAAGTGAAAAGCCAAATACAGGATGACCAAATTCGCGTATCCGGAAAGAGCAGGGATGATTTGCAAAAAATCATTGCGGCTATACGAGAAGCCGATCTGTCTATTGAGGTTCAATTTATTAATTACCGATAA
- a CDS encoding DUF3941 domain-containing protein codes for MPHTSDNDKKAQDNQALRHEKNMLREKNRKAGKNQYSKNTDHL; via the coding sequence ATGCCGCATACTTCTGATAATGATAAAAAGGCTCAAGACAACCAAGCACTAAGGCATGAAAAAAACATGCTTCGCGAGAAAAACCGGAAAGCCGGAAAGAACCAATACTCAAAAAACACGGACCATCTATGA
- a CDS encoding DegV family protein, translated as MPVKIVADSACDLPLEFYNEHQAVLIPLKVHLNGQEYEDLKTIKPKMVYDAIREGKVPKTSQASPHGLEELFTKMAEANEDGIYIAFSSELSGTYQTAVMVLQQVKEQHPDFNLTIVDSKCASLGLGLVVMEAARLAKNGAAKEEILNDIRFRCQHMEHLFTVEDLEYLAKGGRVSKASAFLGGLLNIKPLLNVEDGKLIPIEKIRGKKKLLRRIVELMKERGTEWSNQVVGISHADDEETALEMKNMIEQEFKPKHIEITSIGAAIGAHTGPGTIAVFFLNQLP; from the coding sequence ATGCCAGTAAAAATAGTGGCAGACAGTGCATGCGATTTACCTTTAGAATTTTACAACGAGCATCAGGCTGTATTGATTCCTCTGAAAGTACATCTAAATGGACAAGAATATGAAGATCTCAAAACGATTAAACCAAAAATGGTTTACGATGCAATAAGAGAAGGAAAAGTTCCAAAAACCTCACAAGCATCACCACACGGTCTTGAGGAACTTTTCACAAAAATGGCCGAAGCTAACGAAGACGGAATATACATCGCTTTTTCATCCGAACTTTCAGGAACATATCAAACTGCTGTGATGGTCCTTCAACAAGTAAAGGAACAGCATCCCGATTTTAATTTAACGATTGTTGATTCAAAATGCGCATCCCTTGGTCTGGGTCTTGTCGTAATGGAAGCAGCCCGGTTAGCAAAAAATGGCGCTGCAAAAGAAGAAATCCTCAATGATATCCGATTCCGCTGTCAACATATGGAACACCTATTTACAGTTGAAGACCTTGAGTATTTAGCAAAAGGAGGCCGGGTTTCCAAAGCATCCGCTTTTTTAGGGGGATTGCTTAACATTAAACCACTCTTAAATGTTGAAGACGGCAAGCTGATTCCTATTGAAAAAATTCGCGGGAAAAAGAAATTGCTGCGCCGCATCGTTGAATTGATGAAAGAGCGTGGAACCGAATGGAGCAATCAGGTGGTTGGAATCAGCCACGCTGATGACGAAGAGACAGCTCTAGAAATGAAAAACATGATTGAACAGGAATTTAAGCCTAAACATATTGAAATAACCTCGATTGGTGCAGCGATCGGAGCTCATACAGGCCCGGGAACGATTGCGGTCTTTTTCCTAAATCAATTGCCATAA
- a CDS encoding S1 RNA-binding domain-containing protein: MSLTARLGQVVNLKVARITEFGYFLTDGCEDVMLHKNEAKREYTEEEDVEVFLYPDAKGRIAATDTIPFITVNHYGWAQAADVKPGIGIFLNIGIKKELLLGEEDLPAHKSVWPIKGDMLFTTIRISRNNRMYARLATDKVIEEIAVKATKKDFNKNVQGHIYRTAKVGSWVYTTEGFKGFIHESQREKEPRLGEKVEGRIIDVKIDGSINVSLLGRKQETLDDDAERIFAFLQSRNGAMPYSDKSLPEDIMERFNLSKSAFKRALGRLMKDGKIYQEEGWTYLKK; this comes from the coding sequence GTGTCCTTGACTGCACGATTGGGCCAAGTGGTCAATTTAAAAGTAGCACGTATTACAGAATTTGGCTATTTTTTAACAGATGGCTGCGAAGACGTGATGCTGCATAAAAATGAAGCAAAGCGTGAATATACAGAAGAAGAGGATGTAGAGGTATTCCTTTATCCTGATGCAAAAGGCAGAATTGCCGCAACTGATACAATTCCGTTTATTACTGTCAATCATTATGGATGGGCACAGGCTGCAGATGTGAAACCGGGAATAGGTATTTTTTTAAATATCGGTATTAAAAAAGAACTGTTATTGGGTGAAGAAGATTTGCCTGCACATAAATCTGTTTGGCCTATTAAGGGAGATATGCTTTTTACTACAATCCGGATTAGCCGCAATAATCGGATGTATGCGCGACTGGCAACCGATAAAGTGATCGAAGAGATTGCTGTAAAAGCAACGAAAAAGGATTTTAATAAAAATGTTCAGGGCCATATTTATCGTACGGCAAAGGTTGGCAGCTGGGTTTATACAACTGAAGGCTTTAAAGGGTTTATTCACGAATCACAGAGAGAAAAAGAGCCAAGGCTCGGTGAAAAAGTAGAAGGGCGAATTATCGATGTCAAAATTGACGGGAGCATAAATGTATCATTGCTGGGGAGAAAGCAGGAGACTTTGGATGATGATGCAGAACGGATTTTTGCTTTTCTTCAATCCCGGAACGGTGCGATGCCTTATTCCGATAAAAGCTTGCCTGAAGACATTATGGAACGGTTTAATTTGAGCAAAAGTGCATTTAAAAGGGCTCTCGGACGGTTAATGAAAGACGGTAAAATCTATCAGGAGGAAGGCTGGACATATCTTAAGAAATAG
- the asnB gene encoding asparagine synthase (glutamine-hydrolyzing) produces MCGITGWVDFEKNIQKEKAVIELMAETLSKRGPDETNVWTGLHVGFGHKRLVVVDPSGGKQPMIKEKNGQNYIISYNGELYNTEDIRKELLIKGYSFHGHSDTEVLLTAYMEWEEKCVDHLNGIFAFAVWDERKEQLFIGRDRLGVKPLFFVEHRKGLLFGSELKSLLAHPHIKPELDREGLAEIFGLGPSRSPGQGVFKGIKELRPAHALIFSRNGLKTYRYWNVKSEYHTDSLEETVEKVRYLVTDSVKRQLVSDVPLCTFLSGGVDSSAITAIAANEFRNDGKGRLHTYSIEYEGNDQYFQANEFQPNSDEPWIQKMSKSFETVHHRCIISQEQLADSLIEAVLARDLPGMADIDSSLLWFCREIKKDFVVSLSGECADEIFGGYPWFHRTEDLNRSGFPWMRSTEARESLLKEHWRSKLNLRDYTLAMYQETISETPRLDGEGTEDVKRRELFYLNKIWFMTTLLDRKDRMSMGASLEVRVPFADHRLVEYVWNIPWEMKMYGNREKGILRKALEGILPEEVLYRKKSPYPKTHHPKYLMAVKKLLEDSLKDKNSALYEFFDQKQLKEIIETEGTAFKIPWFGQLMTGPQLLAYLAQVHIWFKDYKINIVD; encoded by the coding sequence ATGTGCGGGATAACCGGTTGGGTTGATTTTGAAAAAAATATTCAAAAAGAGAAAGCTGTAATTGAATTAATGGCGGAAACTTTGTCGAAGCGCGGTCCGGATGAAACAAATGTATGGACCGGGCTGCATGTAGGCTTTGGCCATAAACGGCTCGTTGTGGTTGACCCTTCCGGGGGCAAGCAACCGATGATTAAAGAAAAAAATGGTCAAAACTATATCATTAGTTACAACGGTGAACTTTACAACACGGAAGATATAAGAAAAGAACTGCTTATTAAAGGATATTCATTTCATGGCCATTCTGATACTGAGGTCCTATTGACAGCATATATGGAATGGGAGGAAAAATGTGTTGATCATTTAAACGGCATTTTTGCTTTTGCGGTTTGGGATGAAAGAAAAGAACAGCTTTTTATCGGAAGGGATCGGTTAGGGGTTAAACCATTATTTTTTGTTGAACATAGAAAAGGACTTCTTTTTGGGTCGGAGCTAAAGAGTTTGCTGGCTCATCCTCACATTAAACCTGAACTGGACAGAGAAGGATTAGCTGAAATATTTGGGCTGGGGCCTTCCCGTTCACCGGGGCAAGGTGTGTTCAAAGGGATAAAAGAGCTAAGACCCGCACATGCACTCATATTTTCAAGAAACGGTTTAAAGACATATCGTTATTGGAACGTTAAGAGTGAATATCATACAGATAGTTTAGAAGAAACAGTGGAAAAAGTTAGGTACTTAGTAACAGATTCAGTCAAAAGACAGCTCGTTTCAGATGTTCCATTGTGTACATTTTTATCGGGTGGAGTTGATTCAAGCGCGATAACTGCGATTGCAGCAAATGAATTTAGAAATGATGGGAAAGGGAGATTGCACACATATTCCATCGAATACGAAGGAAATGACCAATATTTTCAAGCAAATGAATTTCAGCCGAATTCAGATGAGCCTTGGATTCAAAAAATGTCAAAATCTTTTGAAACGGTCCATCATCGCTGTATAATTTCACAAGAACAGCTTGCAGACTCTCTTATTGAAGCTGTCCTTGCAAGAGATCTGCCCGGCATGGCTGATATAGACTCCTCACTACTTTGGTTTTGCCGTGAAATTAAGAAAGATTTTGTTGTCAGCTTATCAGGAGAATGTGCAGATGAAATATTTGGGGGATACCCGTGGTTTCATCGAACAGAAGATCTAAATCGTTCAGGCTTTCCATGGATGAGGTCTACGGAGGCGAGGGAAAGCCTTTTGAAAGAGCACTGGAGAAGCAAATTGAACCTTCGGGATTACACATTGGCAATGTATCAGGAAACAATATCAGAAACACCCCGGCTTGATGGGGAAGGTACGGAAGATGTTAAACGAAGGGAATTATTTTATTTAAATAAGATCTGGTTTATGACAACCCTTTTAGACAGAAAAGACAGGATGAGCATGGGAGCAAGCCTCGAAGTGAGGGTTCCTTTTGCAGACCACCGACTCGTAGAATACGTGTGGAACATTCCTTGGGAAATGAAAATGTACGGCAATCGGGAAAAAGGAATCTTAAGAAAAGCTTTAGAAGGAATTCTCCCAGAAGAAGTTCTTTACCGGAAAAAGAGCCCTTATCCAAAAACACACCATCCGAAATATTTAATGGCAGTGAAGAAATTATTAGAGGATAGTTTAAAAGACAAAAATTCCGCTCTATATGAATTTTTTGACCAAAAACAGCTAAAGGAAATTATTGAAACGGAAGGTACGGCTTTTAAAATTCCATGGTTCGGGCAACTAATGACAGGTCCTCAGTTATTGGCCTATCTGGCCCAAGTTCATATTTGGTTTAAAGATTACAAAATTAATATTGTTGATTAA
- a CDS encoding alpha-glycosidase yields MQTFALSEVIFMIEYSSVFHRPTDNFAYPFGEVSLHIRIKTKKNNILKAELLYGDQYEWKNTSWIYFKQELQKIGSDFLFDYWQIEIIPPYQRLRYGFILHSGNEQTTYTEKGFFQEPPQDPSFYFCFPYLHRSEIFRAPEWVKNTVWYQIFPERFANGDESINPPNTLRWGSKPPAPDNFFGGDFQGVMDHLDYLRELGISGIYFTPIFKAYSNHKYDTINYFEIDPQFGSKEVFKQLVEKCHENGIKVMLDAVFNHSGYFFEPFQDVLRNGENSRYRHWFHINEFPLKGGKLPNYSTFAFVESMPKLNTQNPEVKEYLLEVGKYWVREFDIDGWRLDVANEIDHQFWRDFRSEVKKIKPDLYILGEVWHDAMPWLRGDQFDAVMNYPFLTNVINFFAKETISSKEFTEKMTSVLFQYPATVNEAIFNLIGSHDTPRIMTECGENVDKVKLIFTFLLTFIGTPCIYYGDEIGLTGDMDPGCRKCMPWEEENQNKDLFRHIQRLIKLRAKEKLLSNEGHIEFLTPAENSSCVSFIKSNGKENVFVVLNSSGKEAKFSVPFNLKGKKVTNLIDGTEFASEAEHHYISLKAYEHAIFKF; encoded by the coding sequence ATGCAAACGTTTGCATTATCTGAGGTGATTTTCATGATTGAGTATTCTTCTGTTTTTCATCGGCCGACTGATAATTTTGCCTATCCATTTGGGGAAGTATCGTTGCATATACGAATAAAAACGAAAAAGAATAACATTTTAAAAGCAGAACTTTTATACGGAGATCAATATGAATGGAAAAACACGAGCTGGATTTATTTTAAGCAAGAATTACAAAAAATAGGCTCCGATTTTTTATTCGACTACTGGCAGATTGAAATAATACCGCCTTATCAACGGTTGAGATACGGTTTTATTTTGCATAGTGGAAACGAACAAACAACTTATACTGAAAAAGGATTTTTTCAAGAGCCGCCTCAAGATCCCAGTTTTTACTTTTGTTTCCCATATTTACACAGGAGTGAAATATTCCGGGCGCCTGAATGGGTAAAGAATACGGTCTGGTATCAGATTTTTCCGGAAAGATTTGCAAATGGAGATGAATCAATTAATCCTCCAAATACGTTAAGATGGGGTTCGAAACCTCCTGCTCCTGATAACTTTTTTGGCGGTGATTTTCAAGGAGTAATGGATCATCTCGATTACTTGAGAGAATTAGGAATAAGCGGCATTTATTTTACACCGATTTTTAAAGCATATTCAAATCATAAATACGATACGATCAATTACTTTGAAATTGACCCTCAATTCGGAAGCAAGGAAGTTTTTAAACAACTCGTGGAAAAATGCCATGAAAACGGAATAAAAGTTATGCTCGATGCGGTATTTAACCATAGCGGATATTTTTTTGAGCCTTTTCAGGACGTTTTAAGAAACGGGGAAAATTCTCGCTACCGACATTGGTTTCATATAAATGAATTTCCCTTAAAAGGGGGAAAACTGCCGAATTATTCAACCTTTGCGTTTGTCGAGTCGATGCCAAAATTAAATACACAAAATCCTGAAGTAAAAGAGTATCTTCTGGAAGTGGGGAAATATTGGGTCAGGGAATTTGATATTGACGGATGGAGGCTTGATGTAGCGAACGAAATTGACCATCAATTTTGGCGAGATTTTAGAAGTGAAGTAAAAAAGATTAAACCCGACTTATATATTTTAGGAGAGGTATGGCATGATGCAATGCCGTGGCTGCGTGGAGACCAATTTGATGCGGTCATGAATTATCCATTTCTGACAAACGTAATAAACTTTTTTGCAAAAGAAACAATTTCATCAAAAGAATTTACTGAAAAAATGACGTCCGTCCTTTTCCAATACCCGGCTACTGTAAATGAAGCCATATTTAATCTTATTGGAAGCCATGATACACCGAGAATCATGACAGAATGCGGTGAAAATGTAGACAAGGTAAAATTAATCTTTACTTTCTTGCTTACATTTATTGGAACACCTTGCATCTATTACGGAGATGAGATCGGATTAACGGGAGATATGGACCCAGGATGCCGAAAATGCATGCCATGGGAAGAGGAAAACCAAAATAAGGATTTGTTCCGGCATATCCAGCGCCTCATTAAGCTTCGTGCCAAAGAAAAATTGCTCAGTAATGAGGGACACATTGAATTTTTAACACCGGCTGAGAATAGCAGCTGTGTATCGTTCATAAAGTCAAATGGAAAGGAAAATGTATTTGTAGTGCTAAATTCATCCGGCAAAGAAGCAAAATTTTCGGTCCCATTTAATTTAAAAGGAAAAAAAGTCACAAATCTGATAGATGGAACGGAATTTGCATCGGAAGCAGAACATCATTATATCTCCTTAAAAGCGTATGAACACGCTATTTTTAAATTTTAA
- a CDS encoding DUF2777 domain-containing protein, with amino-acid sequence MNRHQRLKLFEHQMRAFNEGTVEYINGQWVFFDRETEEASILDDLLHREIEVFRYNRWKKGILFEDGKIGLKDEIHYLKDQDLIRIRKNLIFALDQLLNEINDEAFIQFVTSLNSLQFSIYDCIYCYNHLDFLGDLARKSGVNFMVFDNQDQICAVQHHFFYYEKMNDRFEFTLNTGKRMVIEKYLPDTKG; translated from the coding sequence ATGAATCGACATCAACGATTAAAGCTTTTTGAACATCAAATGAGGGCTTTTAATGAAGGAACCGTAGAATATATTAACGGACAATGGGTTTTCTTTGACAGAGAAACTGAAGAAGCATCAATATTGGATGATCTTCTTCATCGAGAAATTGAAGTTTTCCGGTATAACCGGTGGAAAAAAGGAATTTTATTTGAAGATGGAAAAATAGGATTGAAAGATGAAATCCATTATTTAAAAGATCAGGATTTAATTAGAATTCGAAAAAATTTAATTTTTGCGTTAGATCAATTATTGAATGAAATAAATGATGAAGCGTTTATTCAGTTTGTTACATCGCTCAATTCGTTGCAGTTTTCAATCTATGATTGTATTTATTGCTATAACCATCTTGATTTTTTGGGGGATCTTGCACGAAAAAGCGGTGTCAATTTTATGGTTTTTGATAATCAGGATCAAATTTGCGCCGTACAGCACCATTTTTTTTATTACGAGAAAATGAATGACCGTTTTGAATTTACTTTGAACACCGGAAAGCGGATGGTTATTGAAAAATATCTTCCTGACACAAAAGGCTGA
- a CDS encoding alpha-amylase family glycosyl hydrolase, with protein sequence MKKFFLTFILIPFLLFYSAPIEAAEKEERKWQDETIYFLMVDRFNDGDTTNNFKVDVNDPNAYQGGDFQGIIDKLDYIKDMGFTAICLTPIFDNEEKGYPGYWIKDFYKTEEHFGSIDKFKELVKEAHKRNMKVILDFVANNVGPHHKWVNDPEKQDWFHEKKEIVNWNDQKELENGWLYGLPDLAQENPEVKKYLLDAAKWWIKQTDIDGYLLDAVNHVPVSFWVDFAKEIKKEKKDFYLLGVVRSNDPTYIARYVKAGIDGFVDYPLNDYLRTAFAKPDQSLKGLFTVWERNKKIYKNPFLMGTFMDNHDTVRFTREAINNNLHPGPRWKLALTYLYTTPGIPIVYYGSEIALDGGEAPDNRRIMDFQTDKELIDYISKIGELRDKHPSLTKGTMELLHEKKGMAVYKRVYGNETSVIAINNTTKSQKVTLTKKDIEDGKELRGLLNGDLVRSQNGEYNLFLDRDQAEIYFLAEKTGLNISFFVIMAAVITSFILFLVLAWKKGRKKIS encoded by the coding sequence ATGAAAAAATTTTTTCTTACTTTCATCTTAATCCCGTTTCTTCTTTTTTACTCCGCCCCAATAGAGGCAGCAGAAAAAGAAGAACGGAAATGGCAAGATGAAACTATTTATTTTTTAATGGTTGACCGTTTTAATGATGGGGATACAACCAATAATTTTAAAGTTGATGTCAATGATCCGAATGCATATCAAGGAGGAGATTTTCAAGGGATTATTGACAAGCTAGATTATATAAAAGATATGGGGTTTACGGCAATTTGCCTGACACCGATCTTTGATAATGAGGAAAAAGGTTATCCTGGTTATTGGATAAAAGATTTTTATAAAACAGAAGAGCATTTTGGCTCTATTGATAAATTTAAAGAATTGGTCAAGGAAGCACATAAGCGGAACATGAAAGTAATTCTTGATTTTGTTGCAAATAATGTCGGACCTCATCATAAATGGGTGAATGACCCTGAAAAACAAGATTGGTTTCATGAGAAAAAGGAGATTGTCAATTGGAATGACCAGAAAGAACTTGAGAATGGCTGGCTTTACGGTCTTCCCGATCTTGCCCAAGAAAATCCCGAAGTTAAGAAATATTTGCTGGATGCGGCTAAATGGTGGATTAAACAGACCGATATTGACGGATATCTACTTGATGCGGTAAATCATGTCCCTGTCAGTTTTTGGGTGGATTTTGCAAAAGAAATAAAAAAAGAGAAAAAAGATTTTTATCTGTTAGGTGTGGTCCGGTCAAACGATCCAACTTACATAGCCCGATATGTAAAGGCAGGTATAGACGGGTTTGTTGACTACCCGTTAAATGACTATTTGCGAACTGCATTTGCCAAGCCTGACCAATCATTAAAGGGGCTTTTTACCGTATGGGAAAGAAATAAAAAAATATATAAAAATCCATTTTTAATGGGGACGTTTATGGACAATCACGATACCGTCCGTTTTACGCGGGAAGCAATTAATAACAATCTGCATCCGGGCCCGAGATGGAAGTTGGCGCTAACTTATTTATATACTACACCTGGTATACCGATTGTTTATTACGGAAGTGAAATTGCCCTTGACGGGGGTGAAGCACCTGACAACCGTCGGATTATGGACTTTCAGACAGACAAAGAATTGATCGATTATATTTCAAAAATAGGAGAATTGCGAGATAAGCATCCTTCTTTAACAAAAGGGACAATGGAACTTTTACACGAGAAAAAGGGTATGGCAGTTTATAAACGAGTGTATGGGAATGAAACCTCTGTTATTGCCATAAATAATACAACGAAGTCACAGAAGGTGACATTAACAAAGAAAGATATTGAGGATGGCAAAGAACTGAGAGGATTACTGAATGGAGACCTTGTCCGAAGCCAAAACGGAGAATACAACCTGTTTCTTGACCGTGATCAAGCAGAGATTTACTTTTTGGCAGAAAAAACAGGGCTAAACATTTCTTTTTTTGTCATCATGGCGGCAGTTATTACGTCCTTTATTCTATTTCTTGTTTTAGCTTGGAAGAAAGGAAGAAAAAAAATCTCCTAG
- a CDS encoding glycoside hydrolase family 31 protein produces the protein MLEDSSFAIHPGQKKQMQTPDYKEIGNVLKVVKTESGASVNTESGTLFIKFYRDDIVRFVLNPFGETTLCSSPALITDGEKTEVTVCEKNGQILLSSAKLQVYLEKSPLRITIADPDGRVLVKEGAKGMGFKESKEIICYKEMEPEDHFYGFGEKTGFLDKRGEKMTMWNSDVYAPHNPETDSLYQSIPYFMTLRNGFAHGIFFDNTFKTTFDFRSEETNYSFSAEGGQINYYVLAGPTPKDVLEQYTFLTGRMPIPPKWAIGYHQSRYSYETEQEVRELAKTFIEKGIPLDVIYLDIHYMDGYRVFTFDKERFPNPKQLIKDLKEQGIRIVPIVDPGVKEDPEYYIYQEGIRGDHFCKYIEGNIYFGDVWPGNSAFPDFTSSKVRKWWGEKHRFYSDLGIEGIWNDMNEPAVFNETKTMDVKVMHDNDGDPRTHRELHNIYGLMMGESTYSGMKKQLNGKRPFLLTRAGYSGIQRYAAVWTGDNRSFWEHLQMSIPMVMNLGLSGIPFAGADVGGFAHDSNGELLVRWTQVGAFIPFFRNHSALGFARQEPWSFGEKYEKAIKKYIELRYQWLPHLYSLFAEAHHTGTPVMRPLMMEYPKDENTYNLSDQFMVGDNVIIAPIMQPSVQHRVVYLPEGNWVDYWTEEVFEGGKHHLVKADLNKLPIFIKQGSILVHGSVKRSTAIKDEKLTLHLYYGKSTSSSFKLYEDDGSTFEYEQGNYLRKIFHVKCTKDEISLTISDEGSYKPEWKEIELIVHGAPENFALIINGQEKSLQKKENNWRTVIC, from the coding sequence ATGTTAGAGGATTCGAGCTTTGCTATTCATCCAGGACAAAAAAAGCAAATGCAGACTCCAGACTACAAGGAAATCGGGAATGTATTAAAGGTTGTAAAAACAGAAAGCGGCGCATCAGTAAATACAGAATCCGGAACATTATTCATTAAATTCTACCGCGATGATATTGTGCGTTTTGTGTTAAATCCATTTGGTGAGACAACTTTATGCAGCAGCCCTGCTCTAATTACGGATGGTGAGAAAACGGAAGTAACCGTATGTGAAAAAAACGGGCAAATTCTTTTATCTTCTGCAAAATTACAAGTTTATTTAGAGAAATCCCCATTGCGTATTACGATAGCCGATCCAGATGGCCGCGTGCTTGTAAAAGAAGGTGCAAAAGGGATGGGATTTAAGGAATCAAAAGAGATTATCTGCTATAAGGAAATGGAACCGGAAGATCATTTTTACGGATTTGGGGAAAAAACAGGATTTTTGGATAAACGCGGTGAAAAAATGACGATGTGGAACAGTGATGTTTACGCACCGCACAACCCTGAAACGGATTCTTTATATCAATCGATTCCATATTTTATGACGTTAAGAAACGGGTTCGCACACGGGATCTTTTTTGATAATACGTTTAAGACAACGTTTGACTTTCGCTCAGAGGAAACAAATTATTCTTTTTCAGCAGAAGGCGGACAAATTAATTACTACGTCCTGGCCGGTCCAACTCCGAAAGATGTACTGGAACAATACACATTTTTAACGGGAAGAATGCCGATTCCGCCAAAATGGGCAATCGGTTACCACCAATCCCGTTACAGCTATGAAACAGAGCAGGAAGTTCGTGAATTAGCAAAAACTTTTATTGAAAAAGGAATACCGCTTGATGTGATTTACTTGGATATTCATTATATGGACGGCTACAGAGTTTTTACATTTGATAAAGAGAGATTTCCGAATCCGAAGCAGCTTATTAAAGATTTAAAGGAACAAGGAATCCGGATTGTTCCAATTGTTGATCCCGGTGTAAAGGAAGATCCTGAATATTATATCTACCAGGAGGGCATCCGCGGAGATCATTTCTGCAAATATATTGAAGGGAATATTTATTTTGGCGACGTTTGGCCGGGTAACAGCGCCTTCCCTGATTTTACAAGTTCAAAAGTAAGGAAATGGTGGGGAGAGAAACATAGGTTTTATAGTGATTTAGGCATTGAAGGCATTTGGAATGATATGAATGAGCCTGCAGTGTTCAACGAAACGAAAACGATGGATGTCAAAGTCATGCATGATAATGACGGTGATCCTCGCACCCATCGGGAACTTCACAATATTTACGGATTGATGATGGGAGAATCAACTTACAGCGGAATGAAAAAGCAGCTAAACGGCAAGAGGCCTTTCTTGTTAACCCGTGCAGGTTACTCAGGAATTCAACGATACGCAGCCGTATGGACAGGGGATAACCGAAGCTTCTGGGAGCATTTACAAATGTCCATTCCAATGGTGATGAACCTAGGCTTATCAGGCATTCCGTTTGCCGGGGCCGACGTTGGCGGATTTGCACATGATTCAAATGGAGAGCTGCTTGTACGCTGGACTCAGGTTGGGGCATTTATACCATTTTTCCGCAATCATAGCGCCCTTGGTTTTGCGCGCCAAGAACCATGGTCATTCGGAGAAAAATATGAAAAAGCCATAAAGAAATATATTGAATTGCGTTACCAATGGCTTCCGCATTTATATTCGCTCTTTGCTGAAGCCCACCATACTGGGACTCCAGTTATGCGCCCGTTAATGATGGAATACCCAAAAGATGAAAATACGTATAATCTTTCTGACCAATTTATGGTTGGCGATAATGTCATTATTGCACCAATTATGCAACCTTCCGTTCAACATCGCGTTGTTTATCTTCCTGAAGGGAACTGGGTGGATTACTGGACGGAAGAAGTATTTGAAGGCGGAAAACACCATCTTGTAAAAGCAGATTTAAATAAGCTGCCGATTTTTATTAAACAAGGCTCTATCCTTGTTCACGGATCGGTAAAACGATCAACGGCAATAAAAGACGAAAAGCTTACTCTCCATCTGTATTATGGTAAAAGCACATCATCTTCTTTTAAATTGTATGAAGATGACGGAAGTACATTTGAATATGAGCAAGGAAACTATTTACGAAAGATTTTTCATGTAAAATGCACAAAGGATGAAATTTCCTTGACCATTTCTGATGAAGGCAGCTATAAGCCTGAATGGAAAGAAATAGAACTGATTGTGCATGGAGCCCCTGAAAATTTCGCATTAATTATAAATGGACAAGAAAAATCCTTGCAGAAAAAAGAAAATAATTGGCGAACAGTTATTTGTTGA